In Symphalangus syndactylus isolate Jambi chromosome 6, NHGRI_mSymSyn1-v2.1_pri, whole genome shotgun sequence, a genomic segment contains:
- the LOC129484890 gene encoding protein cornichon homolog 1-like, with protein sequence MMSRRGSLNSLLKCPNRFFSAGTGASPRPSPAMAFTFMAFCYMLSLLLTAALIFFAIWHIIAFDELKTDYKNPTDQCNTLNPLVLPEYLIHAFFCVMFLCAAEWLTMGLNMPLLAYHIWRYMSRPVMSGPGLYDPTTIMNADILAYCQKEGWCELAFYLLAFFYYLYGMIYVLVSS encoded by the coding sequence ATGATGTCCAGAAGAGGAAGTCTTAACTCTCTTTTAAAATGTCCAAATCGCTTTTTCTCCGCTGGCACCGGCGCctctccccgcccctccccagccatggcATTCACATTCATGGCCTTCTGCTACATGCTCTCGTTGCTGCTCACTGCCGCACTCATCTTCTTCGCTATTTGGCACATTATTGCATTTGATGAGCTGAAGACTGATTACAAGAATCCTACAGACCAGTGCAATACCCTGAATCCCCTTGTACTCCCAGAGTACCTCATCCACGCTTTCTTCTGTGTCATGTTTCTTTGTGCAGCAGAGTGGCTTACAATGGGTCTCAATATGCCCCTCTTGGCATATCATATTTGGAGGTATATGAGTAGACCAGTGATGAGTGGCCCAGGACTCTATGACCCTACAACCATCATGAATGCAGATATTCTAGCATATTGTCAGAAGGAAGGATGGTGCGAATTAGCTTTTTATCTTCTAGCATTTTTTTACTACCTATACGGCATGATCTATGTTTTGGTGAGCTCTTAG